In Halogranum gelatinilyticum, the DNA window CCCAGATGCAGTCCCCAGTGGGCGAGCGGTGTCACCGCCCGGTACGGATGGTGTTCGACCCGGTCGATGTCCTCGAAGCGGATGACACGGCGACGGTGAAACGGGAGGAAACTGACTTCGATGGCCTCCTCCGTGACCTCCGTCGTCAGCCGCATCACCGCGAAGGCGGCGACGACGCCGGCCGCGACGAGGAGACAGACCGCCCGCGCGAACGTCGTCTCCGCTTCCCCGATTCCGAACAGCACGAACAGCGTCACGGTCGCGACGACGAGCAGCCAGTGCCGTGGCTGGCGGAACCGCTGGACCTCCCGATAGAGCGACTCCCGGCTGGCGTTCACGTGCTACCATACGTCGTGGCCGACGAAAAACAGTGCGTCTCTCGGTTCGCTACTGTTCGACGACTTCGTCGAGCGTCTCCTCGCGGACACTCGCGGCGACACCGACGCCGACGAGGCTGACGACGAGTCCCGCGACGATGAATATCGCCAGCCGTTCGAGCGGTGTGAGTACCAGCCCGTTCGGCAGCCGGAGGTTGCCGAGGACGCCTTCCTGTTCGAGGAAGTAGCCCGAGAAACCCCGGACGACGAGGCCGACCGCAAAGACGCCGAACGGGAGGTTGATGAAGGGCCGCCGCGCGCCGTCGGCGCGGATGAGTTCGTCGAGCAAGCGTCCCATACTCGCGGTCAACGCGGCGAGCGCGAGCCAGGGGACGCTCCGGTAGGTGAAAAGCAGGATTCGGACGTACTGCACGTCGGTCTGGAGGTCGCCGACGGCGAGCGCGCCGAGAAAGAGCCCGACGAGCGTCAGCCCCGCGGCGACGACGTAGGTGACGATAGAGACCTGTCCCGAGTAGAGCGCGTCGCGGGCGCGGTCGACGGCCGCCGCCAGCCGGTCGTCGATGGCCAAGCCCTTGTAGAGCAGGACGGCACCGAGCAGCGACGCCAACGCCGCGAGCGCGACCTGCGGGCCGAACTGCGTGAGGAGAAGGGGCAAGAGGAGGAGACCGACCCCGAGCGGGACGAGCACCGTCGAGCGCAGCTCTTCGTCGCCGAGGAACTGCTTCAGCAGGTAGTAGGTGGACTCGATGTCGTGGGCCTGCCGGACGACGACCCGGTCGACCGAGTCGACGGTGAGGCGGCTCTCGACGATGGGGATGACGCGTTCGTCTTGGGCACTGTCGATGACGACGATGGCGGAGTCGGGATCATAGCGGTCGACGAGGTCGTCCAACTGTCCCGCGACCGAGCGGTCGGCACCGACGAGCGAGTCGCCGACGCCGCCGACGACCGCGACGACGGCGTCCTCCTGTTCGTCACGCAGGTCGCGGGCGACGCGGAGGGCTTCGAGCAGGCAGTTGACGCTGGAGTCTTCGGGGTCGGCGAGACCGACGTCCGTCACCAGCGCGTGGACGGCCTCCCAGCCGGCGACCGGCATCTGCAGGCCGGTCTTACGACTGATGTCGTTCGAGCGGTCGACACAGACGACCAGCGTGGTCACACCTACCGCGTCGTCGGCGTGTGTGAAAACCCTCCCGGTCGCAGCAGTCAGAAACGGAAGTCGAAGCCGTCGTCGGGGTCGACGGCACTCGCGACGCCCGCACCGAGCGCGTAGGCGACGGCTTGTGACCCACCGCGGAGCCGTGACGTGAGACCGCGGTCGGGCTGGAACTCCGAGACGGAGACCTCCTCGCCGATGCGGTCCGCGACGTGGTCCTCGACCTCCTCGCGGGTCCCGAGCTGGTCGACGAGACCGAGTTCGAGTGCCTCGGTGCCGAGATAGACACGAGCCTCGGTCTCACGGATCGCCTCGGGGTCCATGTCGCGGCCCTCGGCGACGCGTTCGACGAAGTGCTCGTAGTAGTCGTCGACGATGCCCTGGAGGTAGCTGCGTTCGTCGTCGGACATCTCCTTCAGCGGCTGCCCGGCGTCCTTGTACTTCCCGGCGGCGAAGCGTTCGTAACTGACGCCGAGCTGGTCGGCGAGTTCCGAGACGTTCGGCCGCGAGCCGATGACGCCGATGGAGCCGACGATGCTTCCCTCGCGTGCCCACAGCTCGTCGCAGCCGCTGGCGATCCAGTAGCCGCCGCTGGCACAGACGTCGGTCGTGTAGGCGACGGTCGGCCCGTCGAAGGCGGCCGCAGCCCGCCGGATGTCGTCGCTCGGGACGACCGCGCCGCCGGGCGTGTCGAGCTTGACGAGCAGTGCCTGGACGTTGTCGTCCTCGTCGGCCGCCTCGACGAGGTCGGCGATCTCGTCCGCGCTGGCCCCGCCGGGACTCGTCGGCAGACGCCCCGGACCGCCGTCACGGGAGATGGGTCCCTCGACGGCGACTTCGGCGACGTTGTAGTCGGGATACCGTCGACTTGCGAGACGGGAACCCGCGCGGGCCCCGAAGACGACGAGAGCGATAGTCAACAGGACGCCGAGCAGTTCTGCGATGTCGTCGGGCACGGCGTAGAACAGCAGCCAGCCGACGACGGCGGCGACGGCGACCGCGACGAGGACGATGAGCAGTTGGACGATTCGCGTCGAGCGGTCGCTCACAGCGACTCACCCGCGAGTGGGAGACGGTTCTGAGAGAGAGCCATGCCTACGGCTCCGGGGGGCGTACGTATAAAACTAAAAGCAACTCTCGGAAGCGAACTTAGAGCAGCCCCGTCTTCTGGAGCTTCATCAGGTCCTCGGTGTCGAGGGTCTCGCCTTCCTTGAACTTCTGGTAGATCTCTTCGGCCTCTGCCTTGGCCTCTTCGCGCTTCTCTGCGCGCTCGTCCTTCCGCTCTGCCTCCTCCTGCTTGTCGAGTTCGCGGAGACGCTTCTGGACGCGGACGAAGTCCTCGTGGTGGCGGTCGGCGGCTTCCTGCGCCTGCACGAACAGCTCGTGCATCTCGTCGGCCTTGTCACGGATGTCGTCGGCCTCGCGGTAGGCCTCGATCATCTGGTTGTGGTGTTCCTGGGCCTTGTCTGCCAGCTCCGTCACCTTCTGGTGGTGCTGGGACGCCTCGGAACGGACCTCTTCGGCCTCTTCGACGAGCTCTTCGAGTTCGCCGCTGTCGTCGACCTTGTCCTTCTTCTGCTGGTACTGTTCGCGCTTGTTCTCGATCTTCTCGATGAGTTCGCGCTCGTCTTCGGTCGAGAGGACTTCGGTCTGCTGGCGGAACTCCAGCTGTTCGATCTCCTCTTTGAGCTCCTCGAGACCCTTGCCGTCGTCCATGTCAAGGTCGCCCTTCATCTCGTCGACCTTGTCGAACAGTTCGTTGGCCTCGGCGTTGAGCTGGTTGCGGCTCTCCTTGTGCTCTTGGACCTGCTCGTTGAGCTCGTCGCGCTGTTCGCGGTGCTCCTGTGCCTCGTCGACCTTCTCGCGCGTCTTGGCGTTCAGGTCGTCGCGCTTGGAGGCACGCTCGGATGCCATCTGGTTGAGATCGTTTCGTCGGTCGCGGAGCTGACCGGCGAGCTTGATGAGCTGTCCTTTAGAACCAGTTTCGAGCTGTTCGTCTGTGAGTTCGACGTTGTTCGCTTCGTCGAGTTCTTTGATGTCGAATTCTTCTACTACTGCCATGTTAATCAAACCTCGATACCATACCCGCTCCGGGAGCGGCGGCTAGCTGTCGGAGTGCGACCGGCCGTGAATAAGAATTTCCGATCATTCTGCGTGCGATGCCGCCGGAACGCCGGAGGCGCTCTGGTACCTCATCATATACGAGGATAGCATATAAATACTTCGGTGGGGTGGACGGGTGAAAGGAGCTACCACACCGCGGAATTCGGCCATGTGAGGCCATCACACGACTCGTGGTGACTATATAAACAGATTGTGCCAACAATGCACATGGTAGTCCGTCCGATGGGTCGGGCGGCACCGACGGAACGCCAGTTCTTTGCCCTCGAACCGTCGTCTCTGGGATATGGAAGAAGAAGTCGTCCGCGCCC includes these proteins:
- a CDS encoding DUF373 family protein yields the protein MTTLVVCVDRSNDISRKTGLQMPVAGWEAVHALVTDVGLADPEDSSVNCLLEALRVARDLRDEQEDAVVAVVGGVGDSLVGADRSVAGQLDDLVDRYDPDSAIVVIDSAQDERVIPIVESRLTVDSVDRVVVRQAHDIESTYYLLKQFLGDEELRSTVLVPLGVGLLLLPLLLTQFGPQVALAALASLLGAVLLYKGLAIDDRLAAAVDRARDALYSGQVSIVTYVVAAGLTLVGLFLGALAVGDLQTDVQYVRILLFTYRSVPWLALAALTASMGRLLDELIRADGARRPFINLPFGVFAVGLVVRGFSGYFLEQEGVLGNLRLPNGLVLTPLERLAIFIVAGLVVSLVGVGVAASVREETLDEVVEQ
- the sppA gene encoding signal peptide peptidase SppA, yielding MSDRSTRIVQLLIVLVAVAVAAVVGWLLFYAVPDDIAELLGVLLTIALVVFGARAGSRLASRRYPDYNVAEVAVEGPISRDGGPGRLPTSPGGASADEIADLVEAADEDDNVQALLVKLDTPGGAVVPSDDIRRAAAAFDGPTVAYTTDVCASGGYWIASGCDELWAREGSIVGSIGVIGSRPNVSELADQLGVSYERFAAGKYKDAGQPLKEMSDDERSYLQGIVDDYYEHFVERVAEGRDMDPEAIRETEARVYLGTEALELGLVDQLGTREEVEDHVADRIGEEVSVSEFQPDRGLTSRLRGGSQAVAYALGAGVASAVDPDDGFDFRF
- a CDS encoding coiled-coil protein produces the protein MAVVEEFDIKELDEANNVELTDEQLETGSKGQLIKLAGQLRDRRNDLNQMASERASKRDDLNAKTREKVDEAQEHREQRDELNEQVQEHKESRNQLNAEANELFDKVDEMKGDLDMDDGKGLEELKEEIEQLEFRQQTEVLSTEDERELIEKIENKREQYQQKKDKVDDSGELEELVEEAEEVRSEASQHHQKVTELADKAQEHHNQMIEAYREADDIRDKADEMHELFVQAQEAADRHHEDFVRVQKRLRELDKQEEAERKDERAEKREEAKAEAEEIYQKFKEGETLDTEDLMKLQKTGLL